One genomic window of Plasmodium relictum strain SGS1 genome assembly, contig: PRELSG_00_v1_127, whole genome shotgun sequence includes the following:
- a CDS encoding fam-f protein has protein sequence MKSRLFLISHFNFLCIIAININFYGINEYYNSNKYKPKFVRYKEIQLIRNLAEVFNFTDKDILNDEGLTIKEVQLLYNMNETKDEDTALKEFFGDPRLLFVKLVDLIFLGNFNEKLKQEKRKIDSICSMLRIMNTKITDYMDSILDNVNNQIDCIFDDLESYESELLSFTEVDVDITISECNQYLLINKDIAYDYFKESNLSEKIKLNPKKSFTFFNELHKINNKFLSNINRKIYSYDKIIINDLSKTVNRFPLKYATVSLHFNMENFIDPMKDVLHAFILAIIFENQVEDINKATSLKVYIEILRSLIFDMNRELDATIASKTHKLFVRLNKILNGDVKCLIAIILFILKQDRCVNKLKLDYLKYKYGDEIFNDKFLSHIYELFLQEKDDLKKSLDEFKTYIRAIFGFDVDSSGIISLEQTIYKSNEKHLLLQLFHVIVHSLGCKRKLNDYSNFLDMIEEGSKKSLRIKFKNLFKERNKVYISKRKSRNIILSLLDIYSNSKIFFELKNINQNLISQAIKMDFSVRKFRGYDYLINLLIKELDKLKKCILCSEEKRINKNAITFFLYEIKRFSRSCKKYCCIKYI, from the coding sequence atACAAACCTAAATTTGTGAGGTATAAAGAAATACAATTAATAAGAAATTTAGCAGAAGTATTCAATTTTACAGATAAGGATATATTAAATGATGAGGGCCTTACAATAAAAGAGGTACAATTACTGTATAATATGAATGAAACAAAAGATGAAGATACAGCACTTAAAGAATTCTTTGGTGATCCGAGACttttatttgtaaaattggtagatttaatatttttaggaaattttaatgaaaaattgaaACAAGAGAAACGTAAAATAGATTCTATATGTTCCATGTTGAGGATTATGAATACTAAAATAACGGATTATATGGATAGTATACTAGATAATGTAAATAATCAGATCGATTGTATATTTGATGATCTTGAATCATATGAAAGTGAATTACTTTCATTTACAGAAGTTGATGTTGATATTACTATAAGCGAATGTAAccaatatttattaattaataaagatattGCATATGATTATTTTAAGGAATCAAACTTAagtgaaaaaattaaattaaatccTAAAAAATCCTTTAccttttttaatgaattacataaaataaataataaatttttatctaatatTAATaggaaaatatattcatatgacaaaattataattaatgatTTAAGTAAAACAGTAAATAGGTTTCCTTTGAAATATGCTACTGTATCGTTACATTTCAATATGGAAAATTTTATTGATCCAATGAAAGATGTTTTACATGCATTTATTTTAGCCATAATTTTTGAAAACCAAGTTGAAGATATTAATAAGGCTACTTCCCTCAAAGTATATATTGAAATATTGCgttctttaatttttgataTGAATAGAGAGCTAGATGCCACTATAGCATCAAAGACGCATAAGTTATTTGTAAGACTAAATAAGATATTAAATGGTGATGTAAAATGCTTGATAGCCATTATTCTATTCATACTTAAACAAGATAGATGTGTAAATAAACTTAAATTAGattatttgaaatataaatacggagatgaaatatttaatgataaatttttgtctcatatatatgaattatttttacaagaaaaagatgatttaaaaaagtcCTTAGATGaatttaaaacatatataagGGCAATTTTTGGTTTTGATGTGGATAGTTCAGGCATTATATCATTAGAACAAACTATTTATAAATCAAATGAAAAACATTTATTATTACAACTATTTCATGTTATTGTACACTCATTAGGATGTAAGAGGAAATTAAATGATTATTCGAACTTTTTAGATATGATCGAGGAAGGATCGAAAAAAAGtttaagaataaaatttaaaaatttatttaaagaacGAAATAAAGTATACATTTCAAAAAGAAAATCtagaaatataatattaagtCTTTTGGATATATATAGCAATagcaaaatattttttgaactCAAGAATATCAATCAAAATTTAATTAGCCAAGCAATAAAAATGGATTTTTCTGTAAGGAAATTTAGAGGTTatgattatttaataaatttattaattaaagaattggataaattaaaaaaatgtattctTTGTTCTGAAGAAAAACGAATAAACAAAAATGctattacattttttctGTATGAAATTAAGAGATTCAGTAGAAGTTGTAAGAAATATTGTTGTATCAAGTATATATAG